The Micromonospora sp. M71_S20 genome has a window encoding:
- a CDS encoding non-ribosomal peptide synthetase, protein MTEHTGALAHEATDVVNLGAALSHQARVQPGSPALHLVAEDGSADTVDYATLDARARRVGAALAGHCRPGDRVLMLVGAGVDFLAGFFGCLYAGTVPVPLAARLNRASAPVVARILDDAQASAVLAARAVTSAVDLTTLMPGRRLPVLELESLDAAPAGWQPAVAEGGLAFLQYTSGTTSTPKGVMVSHANLLENLRAIRRSFGFDDATVMASWLPPHHDMGLIGTLLTPVYLGVPTVLMDPATFIRTPVRWLQAISRYRATISGGPNFAYDLCVRKVAEADRAALDLSSWRVAFNGAEPVRAATLRAFAEAFAPHGFDERAFLPCYGLAEATLLVAGRARPQRPVVTTVADPEPHRPGTEVVGCEILPEAEVRIVDPTGHPVPDGTAGEIWVRGGSVVDGYWNRPEESARTLHATLGGDPDDGPYLRTGDLGFRQDGHLYVRGRIKETVVVRGQNHYPDDIEQTVRAACPRLGGRIAAFGVEVADDGHGVGEAVVLWYETRSDRASDEAPAIAEAARRAVVTVHGLDLHRVLAVPPGTIPVTTSGKTRRGDCARAYAAGSATIVADDPLRPAARHAPAAAPAQAQRLRVLAGGLLDVDPERIDPQRCLPELGFDSLRAVELQHLIEGEWGVRPALTDLLGDSTVAELAAALPSAPAPADPPAAPAAADRPYPLSYGQRAIWFQGALAEDPANLNLCRAVTVDGELDAAALARAVRDLGVRHPALLTRYDDSGAEVTQRVADDAEVTLEVRDAAGWPAGRLDEEIEAELRAGFGGPPLLRAVLFRHAADRHTLLLCTHHSVMDVWSLAVLVEDLATGYGRHAAGVDAAPPAPTAHPAEFVAWQRSFLDTPAGRELTATCQAQAADLVPLDLPTDRPRPSVRTFRGAAHAFRLDADLCAGIDALAASHGVSRTAVLFAGYAAVLSRYAGQAAFPLGFVHAGRVRSRFADLVSYLVNPLPVPVDLSADPEFGALARAAHDAVLAASDRAEVPFGRIVEGLGQAADASRGALLSAAFAYQHGRGTDRLGLTPMVLNHEGALGDWAGLRVRSRPVRQRATYYDLSLYLGEHGGELLGTFDYSTDLFDADTMGVLAEALTALLSAAVAAPATPVGALSLLGAERRRQVLAEWNDTTADYDTDRCAPEIVAEQARRTPDAPAAIDDTTRLTYAELNAAANRLAHRLIRLGAGRGTRVGLLVPRSTVSLTAVLAILKTGAAYVPLDPSYPVDRLRFMLADSGARLLVATPGAAGGLPDVAVVDPAEESLAGEDDRDPWSTAHPDDVAYVVYTSGSTGTPQGVLGLHRGIVNRQRWIMDRFPMGPDEVGSHKTSLSFFDSGGEMFLPLFAGAPVVVVPEDVGRDPVRLVDLLARHRVTRLVAVPSLLRAILDGVADAGERLSALRYCHSSGEALTPDLAARWLAALPGCVLVDLYGSSEISADVTLDVVTGPERVGSVGRPIGNTRIYVLDEAMRPVPPRFAGEVYVGGAGLARGYLDQPALTAARFLPDPYGAGGRLFRTGDRGRWSHDGRLEFLGRADHQVKVRGFRIELGEIEATLRAHPGVAAAVAALAQAPGGGEQRIVAAVVPRGRGDSSRPAPAGSDPGGAPATTRVSDWRLLYDRMYTEAGPAEEAQQAIWTSSYTGAPFTDVEMGEWIDQAVRRIRELRPRRLLELGCGTGNLTLALAPDCEAYVGTDFSAAGLKVLEQRLDAEGVDRDTVTLLLREADDLTGIEAGSFDTVVLHSVTQYFPNHDYLRGVLRAAVTAASPGGRIYLGDVRDLDLLEVFHASVELGADPEPGLTVAELRRRVAARVLADDELVLAPDLFLTAPDWLPGVTGAELHLKRGRQANELSAFRYDVVLHVGTAPDGEAAEPVEPVRLDWTGDGLDVARLRSLLRGNRNRPVEVRDVPNARLVTVAGPVRQLAGLADSDPVTRPVGELPPGVDPEDCWSIGEALGRRTAVVPSTARDPYAMDLRFWPAARPDDAVAWTPPGTRRADWSELANDPLGATARRDLLHDLRTHLRQRLPEFMVPLLHLVDELPTTATGKVSRRAVAAEATEALARLGAGATARPLAPAAGGLQAQVTEIWLDVLGVGAVGLDDNFFDVGGNSLSLVQVHIRLQELLGRQFPLVDLYEHTTVRKLAEHLGEPARPATDPPVDPGPDRNEQVANRRRLMRQRIQEVGSR, encoded by the coding sequence ATGACCGAGCACACCGGCGCGTTGGCCCACGAGGCGACGGACGTCGTCAACCTGGGCGCCGCCCTGTCCCACCAGGCGCGGGTCCAGCCCGGCAGCCCCGCCCTGCACCTGGTGGCCGAGGACGGCTCGGCCGACACGGTGGACTACGCCACGCTCGACGCCCGGGCCCGCCGGGTCGGCGCGGCCCTGGCCGGGCACTGCCGCCCCGGTGACCGGGTGCTGATGCTCGTCGGGGCGGGCGTCGACTTCCTCGCCGGCTTCTTCGGTTGCCTCTACGCCGGCACCGTGCCGGTCCCGCTGGCCGCCCGGCTCAACCGGGCCAGCGCCCCGGTCGTCGCGCGGATCCTCGACGACGCGCAGGCCAGCGCGGTGCTGGCCGCCCGCGCGGTCACGAGCGCGGTGGACCTCACCACGCTCATGCCCGGTCGCCGGCTGCCGGTCCTGGAGCTCGAGTCCCTCGACGCCGCGCCCGCCGGCTGGCAGCCGGCGGTGGCCGAGGGCGGACTGGCGTTCCTCCAGTACACCTCGGGCACCACCAGCACCCCCAAGGGGGTGATGGTCAGCCACGCGAACCTGCTGGAGAACCTGCGGGCCATCCGCCGCTCCTTCGGCTTCGACGACGCGACGGTGATGGCCTCCTGGCTGCCCCCGCACCACGACATGGGCCTGATCGGCACCCTGCTCACCCCCGTCTACCTCGGGGTGCCGACGGTGCTGATGGACCCGGCGACGTTCATCCGCACCCCGGTGCGGTGGCTCCAGGCGATCAGCCGGTACCGGGCCACCATCAGTGGCGGGCCCAACTTCGCCTACGACCTGTGCGTACGCAAGGTCGCCGAGGCCGACCGGGCCGCCCTGGACCTCAGCTCCTGGCGGGTGGCCTTCAACGGCGCCGAGCCCGTACGCGCGGCGACCCTGCGCGCCTTCGCCGAGGCGTTCGCCCCGCACGGTTTCGACGAGCGGGCCTTCCTGCCCTGCTACGGGCTGGCCGAGGCGACGCTGCTGGTCGCCGGGCGGGCCCGGCCGCAGCGGCCCGTCGTGACCACGGTGGCCGACCCGGAACCCCACCGTCCCGGCACGGAGGTGGTCGGCTGCGAGATCCTGCCCGAGGCGGAGGTCCGCATCGTCGACCCGACCGGCCATCCCGTCCCCGACGGCACCGCCGGCGAGATCTGGGTCCGTGGCGGCAGCGTCGTCGACGGGTACTGGAACCGGCCGGAGGAGTCCGCGCGGACCCTGCACGCCACCCTCGGCGGCGACCCCGACGACGGCCCCTACCTGCGCACCGGCGACCTCGGCTTCCGCCAGGACGGTCACCTGTACGTCCGCGGCCGGATCAAGGAGACGGTGGTCGTCCGCGGCCAGAACCACTACCCGGACGACATCGAGCAGACCGTCCGCGCCGCCTGCCCCCGCCTCGGCGGGCGGATCGCGGCGTTCGGCGTGGAGGTCGCCGACGACGGACACGGCGTCGGCGAGGCCGTGGTCCTGTGGTACGAGACCCGCTCCGACCGGGCGTCGGACGAGGCGCCGGCCATCGCCGAGGCGGCCCGCCGGGCCGTGGTGACGGTCCACGGCCTGGACCTGCACCGGGTGCTGGCCGTACCGCCCGGCACCATTCCCGTCACCACCAGCGGCAAGACCCGTCGCGGCGACTGCGCGCGGGCGTACGCCGCGGGCAGCGCCACGATCGTCGCGGACGACCCCCTGCGCCCGGCGGCGCGCCACGCCCCGGCCGCCGCGCCGGCGCAGGCGCAGCGGCTGCGCGTCCTGGCCGGCGGGCTGCTCGACGTCGATCCGGAGCGGATCGACCCGCAGCGTTGCCTGCCGGAACTCGGGTTCGACTCGCTGCGGGCCGTGGAGCTGCAACACCTGATCGAGGGGGAGTGGGGCGTCCGCCCGGCCCTGACCGACCTGCTGGGCGACAGCACGGTGGCCGAACTGGCCGCCGCGCTGCCGTCCGCGCCCGCGCCGGCCGACCCGCCGGCCGCCCCGGCCGCCGCCGACCGGCCCTACCCGCTGTCGTACGGCCAGCGCGCGATCTGGTTCCAGGGCGCCCTCGCCGAGGACCCGGCCAACCTCAACCTGTGCCGCGCGGTCACCGTCGACGGCGAGCTGGACGCCGCGGCGCTGGCCCGCGCCGTCCGCGACCTCGGCGTCCGGCACCCGGCCCTGCTCACCCGCTACGACGACTCCGGCGCCGAGGTGACCCAGCGGGTGGCCGACGACGCCGAGGTGACGCTGGAGGTGCGCGACGCGGCGGGCTGGCCGGCGGGCCGGCTCGACGAGGAGATCGAGGCGGAGCTCAGGGCCGGCTTCGGCGGCCCGCCCCTGCTGCGCGCCGTGCTGTTCCGGCACGCGGCCGACCGCCACACGCTGCTGCTGTGCACCCACCACAGCGTGATGGACGTGTGGTCGCTGGCGGTGCTGGTCGAGGACCTGGCGACCGGATACGGCCGGCACGCCGCCGGGGTCGACGCGGCACCGCCCGCACCCACCGCCCACCCGGCCGAGTTCGTCGCCTGGCAGCGCTCCTTCCTGGACACTCCGGCCGGCCGGGAGCTGACCGCGACGTGCCAGGCACAGGCCGCCGACCTCGTGCCGCTGGACCTGCCGACCGACCGGCCCCGCCCGTCGGTGCGTACCTTCCGGGGCGCCGCCCACGCCTTCCGGCTCGACGCCGACCTGTGCGCCGGGATCGACGCGCTCGCCGCCTCGCACGGGGTCAGCCGCACCGCGGTGCTGTTCGCCGGCTACGCGGCGGTGTTGTCGCGCTACGCCGGCCAGGCGGCGTTCCCGCTGGGCTTCGTGCACGCCGGCCGCGTCCGCAGCCGCTTCGCCGACCTGGTCAGCTACCTGGTCAACCCGCTGCCGGTGCCGGTGGACCTGTCCGCCGACCCGGAGTTCGGTGCCCTCGCGCGGGCGGCCCACGACGCGGTGCTGGCTGCCTCCGACCGCGCCGAGGTGCCGTTCGGGCGGATCGTCGAGGGGCTCGGGCAGGCCGCCGACGCCAGCCGCGGCGCGCTGCTCAGCGCGGCCTTCGCCTACCAGCACGGGCGCGGCACCGACCGGCTCGGGCTCACGCCGATGGTGCTCAACCACGAGGGGGCGCTGGGGGACTGGGCCGGGCTGCGGGTGCGCAGCCGGCCGGTGCGGCAACGGGCCACCTACTACGACCTCTCGCTCTACCTGGGCGAGCACGGCGGCGAACTGCTCGGCACCTTCGACTACAGCACCGACCTGTTCGACGCCGACACCATGGGCGTGCTGGCCGAGGCGCTGACCGCGCTGCTGTCCGCGGCCGTCGCGGCGCCGGCGACCCCGGTCGGTGCCCTGTCGCTGCTCGGCGCCGAGCGGCGCCGGCAGGTGCTGGCGGAGTGGAACGACACGACGGCCGACTACGACACCGACCGGTGCGCGCCGGAGATCGTGGCCGAGCAGGCCCGGCGGACCCCGGACGCGCCGGCCGCGATCGACGACACCACCCGGCTCACCTACGCCGAGCTCAACGCGGCGGCGAACCGGCTGGCGCACCGGCTGATCCGGCTGGGCGCCGGTCGGGGCACCCGGGTCGGCCTGCTGGTGCCCCGCTCCACGGTCAGCCTCACCGCCGTGCTGGCGATCCTCAAGACCGGTGCCGCCTACGTGCCGCTCGACCCGTCGTACCCGGTGGACCGGCTGCGGTTCATGCTCGCCGACTCCGGGGCCCGGCTGCTCGTCGCCACCCCCGGCGCGGCCGGCGGCCTCCCGGACGTCGCGGTGGTCGACCCGGCCGAGGAGTCGCTCGCGGGCGAGGACGACCGCGACCCGTGGTCGACGGCCCACCCCGACGACGTGGCCTACGTCGTCTACACCTCCGGGTCCACCGGCACCCCGCAGGGCGTACTCGGCCTGCACCGGGGCATCGTCAACCGGCAACGGTGGATCATGGACCGCTTCCCGATGGGGCCGGACGAGGTGGGCAGCCACAAGACCTCGCTGAGCTTCTTCGACTCCGGCGGCGAGATGTTCCTCCCGCTCTTCGCCGGCGCTCCGGTCGTCGTGGTGCCCGAGGACGTCGGACGCGACCCGGTCCGCCTGGTCGACCTGCTCGCCCGGCACCGGGTCACCCGCCTGGTGGCCGTACCGTCGTTGCTGCGGGCCATCCTGGACGGCGTCGCCGACGCCGGCGAGCGCCTGTCGGCGCTGCGCTACTGCCACTCCAGCGGGGAGGCGCTCACCCCGGACCTGGCCGCGCGGTGGCTGGCGGCCCTGCCCGGCTGCGTCCTGGTCGACCTCTACGGCTCGTCGGAGATCTCCGCCGACGTGACCCTGGACGTGGTCACCGGCCCGGAGCGGGTCGGCAGCGTCGGGCGGCCCATCGGCAACACCCGGATCTACGTCCTGGACGAGGCCATGCGGCCGGTGCCGCCCCGCTTCGCCGGCGAGGTGTACGTCGGCGGGGCCGGCCTGGCCCGTGGCTACCTCGACCAGCCGGCGTTGACGGCGGCGCGGTTCCTCCCCGACCCGTACGGGGCCGGTGGGCGGCTGTTCCGCACCGGAGACCGGGGCCGGTGGAGCCACGACGGGCGGCTGGAGTTCCTGGGCCGGGCCGACCACCAGGTGAAGGTCCGCGGCTTCCGGATCGAGCTGGGCGAGATCGAGGCGACGCTGCGGGCGCACCCCGGGGTCGCCGCCGCGGTGGCCGCGCTCGCCCAGGCGCCGGGCGGCGGCGAACAGCGGATCGTCGCGGCCGTCGTGCCCCGGGGCCGGGGCGACTCGTCCCGGCCGGCGCCGGCCGGGTCAGACCCGGGCGGGGCGCCAGCCACCACCCGGGTGTCGGACTGGCGGCTGCTCTACGACCGGATGTACACCGAGGCCGGTCCCGCCGAGGAGGCCCAGCAGGCGATCTGGACCAGCAGTTACACGGGCGCGCCGTTCACCGACGTCGAGATGGGCGAGTGGATCGACCAGGCGGTCCGGCGGATCCGGGAGCTGCGTCCCCGCCGGCTGCTGGAGCTGGGCTGCGGCACGGGCAACCTGACCCTGGCGCTGGCGCCGGACTGCGAGGCGTACGTCGGCACGGACTTCTCCGCCGCCGGCCTCAAGGTGCTCGAACAGCGGCTCGACGCCGAGGGGGTGGACCGGGACACGGTCACGTTGCTGCTGCGCGAGGCCGACGACCTCACCGGCATCGAGGCCGGCAGCTTCGACACCGTGGTGCTGCACTCGGTGACCCAGTACTTCCCGAACCACGACTACCTGCGCGGGGTGTTGCGCGCGGCGGTCACCGCGGCCTCGCCGGGCGGGCGGATCTACCTCGGCGACGTACGCGACCTGGACCTGCTGGAGGTGTTCCACGCCTCGGTGGAGCTGGGCGCCGACCCGGAACCCGGGCTGACCGTCGCCGAGCTGCGCCGCCGCGTCGCCGCCCGGGTGCTCGCCGACGACGAGCTGGTGCTGGCCCCCGACCTGTTCCTCACCGCGCCGGACTGGCTGCCCGGGGTGACCGGCGCGGAACTGCATCTCAAGCGCGGCCGGCAGGCCAACGAGCTGAGCGCGTTCCGCTACGACGTCGTCCTGCACGTGGGCACCGCCCCCGACGGCGAGGCCGCCGAGCCGGTCGAGCCGGTGCGGCTGGACTGGACGGGCGACGGGCTGGACGTCGCCCGGCTGCGGAGCCTGCTGCGCGGCAACCGCAACCGGCCGGTCGAGGTGCGCGACGTGCCGAACGCGCGGCTGGTCACGGTCGCCGGCCCCGTACGCCAGCTGGCCGGTCTCGCCGATTCGGACCCGGTGACCCGACCGGTCGGCGAGCTGCCGCCCGGGGTCGACCCGGAGGACTGCTGGAGCATCGGCGAGGCGCTGGGCCGACGGACCGCCGTGGTGCCGTCGACCGCCCGCGACCCGTACGCGATGGACCTGCGGTTCTGGCCCGCCGCCCGACCGGACGACGCGGTCGCCTGGACCCCGCCCGGGACCCGGCGCGCCGACTGGTCGGAGCTGGCCAACGACCCGCTGGGTGCCACCGCGCGGCGGGACCTGCTGCACGACCTGCGCACCCACCTGCGGCAGCGGCTGCCGGAGTTCATGGTGCCGCTGCTGCACCTGGTCGACGAGCTGCCCACCACGGCGACCGGCAAGGTGAGCCGGCGCGCCGTCGCGGCCGAGGCCACCGAGGCGCTGGCCCGGCTGGGCGCGGGCGCCACGGCCCGGCCGCTCGCCCCGGCGGCCGGTGGGCTCCAGGCCCAGGTCACCGAGATCTGGCTGGACGTCCTCGGCGTCGGCGCCGTCGGGCTCGACGACAACTTCTTCGACGTCGGCGGCAACTCGCTGAGCCTGGTCCAGGTGCACATCCGCCTCCAGGAACTCCTCGGCCGGCAGTTCCCGCTGGTCGACCTGTACGAGCACACCACCGTGCGCAAGCTCGCCGAGCACCTCGGCGAGCCCGCGCGCCCGGCGACGGACCCGCCCGTCGACCCGGGGCCCGACCGCAACGAGCAGGTGGCCAACCGCCGCCGGCTGATGCGCCAGCGTATTCAGGAAGTGGGAAGTCGATGA